A DNA window from Drosophila biarmipes strain raj3 chromosome 2R, RU_DBia_V1.1, whole genome shotgun sequence contains the following coding sequences:
- the LOC108029954 gene encoding prostasin isoform X1 encodes MVLLGLEICHTGLAQLLDAKCHDAVDPISGTPWIASIYHNDEFICHGTLIHKLFVVTATSCIGKRTSLIVRFGEYDKSCTPSNCDTVEQYGVSRGIKKLGFDSKTRANDLFLLRLFGEVEYNAHIRPICIIFDDVVSSATIQRFKAFGLRPPSKELQTIHLFQKVFTECQRNGMILQSNQTCAGPIFRDNCQGYNGGPLTADYIYGGETLSVLFGIVSHGRLLGTPASIYTDVTAFKDWIFNNVRNSEYKAIRVFNEECRTNWTYDVHVRLWEVSLNQNTFAGALVTNQLVVTVATAFLREPYLIQVNTKFQQYLDVVSVHRHPQFAYSSESIQNNIALLKLSEKVRDLVKPICIAMNPKPPRNLTALSPVDQQGFVGVKKVHLVPVDNSLCSQRIGMRVGSNQFCVEKPSDLNIQPPGSIVGTFQNIRGVNRYVLIGIISLYKNGVFVLTNIQSHAYWIMDTSNNLSV; translated from the exons ATGGTTCTGCTCGGATTGGAGATCTGCCACACGGGATTGGCCCAGCTCCTAGATGCGAAGTGCCATGACGCAGTGGACCCAATAAGTGGCACTCCGTGGATCGCCAGCATATACCATAACGATGAGTTTATCTGCCATGGAACGCTCATCCACAAAC TTTTCGTGGTAACGGCTACGAGTTGTATTGGAAAAAGAACAAGTTT AATCGTGCGTTTTGGAGAGTACGATAAGTCCTGCACTCCATCGAACTGCGATACCGTCGAGCAGTACGGAGTTTCAAGGGGTATTAAGAAGCTCGGTTTTGATTCCAAAACACGCGCAAacgatttatttttactaaGACTCTTCGGGGAAGTGGAGTACAATG CCCACATCCGGCCAATCTGCATAATCTTCGATGACGTCGTTAGTTCTGCAACAATTCAAAGATTTAAAGCTTTCGGTTTGCGTCCACCAAGCAAAGAGCTGCAGACCATACATCTATTTCAAAAGGTATTTACCGAATGCCAAAGAAATGGAATGATATTGCAGAGCAACCAGACCTGCGCGGGCCCAATATTTAGAGACAACTGTCAGGGATACAATGGGGGTCCCCTGACGGCAGATTACATTTACGGCGGAGAAACCCTCAGCGTACTCTTCGGGATTGTATCCCACGGCAGGCTGTTGGGCACTCCGGCTAGCATCTACACAGATGTGACTGCCTTCAAGGactggatattcaataatgtgCGAAATTCCGAATACAAAGCGATTCGGGTTTTCAACGAGGAGTGCAGAACCAATTGGACCTACGATGTTCATGTTCGCCTGTGGGAGGTGTCTCTGAATCAGAATACTTTCGCTGGAGCGCTAGTAACAAACC aactCGTCGTGACTGTGGCCACTGCATTCCTCAGAGAGCCATATCTAAT ACAGGTGAACACCAAATTTCAGCAGTATCTGGATGTGGTGTCAGTTCACCGGCATCCACAATTTGCATACTCATCGGAATCAATTCAGAACAACATTGCTCTGCTTAAACTATCTGAGAAAGTGCGAG ATTTGGTAAAACCTATCTGCATTGCCATGAACCCGAAGCCACCAAGAAACTTGACGGCACTTTCACCTGTGGACCAGCAGGGTTTTGTTGGCGTTAAAAAAGTACATTTAGTCCCCGTTGACAACTCGCTTTGCTCCCAAAGGATTGGAATGAGAGTTGGATCTAACCAATTTTGTGTTGAAAAACCCAGCGATCTCAACATTCAGCCTCCTGGTTCAATAGTAGGTACATTTCAAAATATCCGCGGCGTCAATAGGTACGTTCTGATCGGCATAATTAGCTTATATAAAAACGGCGTGTTCGTCCTTACAAATATTCAAAGTCACGCGTATTGGATAATGGATACAAGTAATAATTTAAGCGTTTAA
- the LOC108029954 gene encoding trypsin alpha isoform X2 translates to MVLLGLEICHTGLAQLLDAKCHDAVDPISGTPWIASIYHNDEFICHGTLIHKLFVVTATSCIGKRTSLIVRFGEYDKSCTPSNCDTVEQYGVSRGIKKLGFDSKTRANDLFLLRLFGEVEYNAHIRPICIIFDDVVSSATIQRFKAFGLRPPSKELQTIHLFQKVFTECQRNGMILQSNQTCAGPIFRDNCQGYNGGPLTADYIYGGETLSVLFGIVSHGRLLGTPASIYTDVTAFKDWIFNNVRNSEYKAIRVFNEECRTNWTYDVHVRLWEVSLNQNTFAGALVTNQLVVTVATAFLREPYLIQVNTKFQQYLDVVSVHRHPQFAYSSESIQNNIALLKLSEKIW, encoded by the exons ATGGTTCTGCTCGGATTGGAGATCTGCCACACGGGATTGGCCCAGCTCCTAGATGCGAAGTGCCATGACGCAGTGGACCCAATAAGTGGCACTCCGTGGATCGCCAGCATATACCATAACGATGAGTTTATCTGCCATGGAACGCTCATCCACAAAC TTTTCGTGGTAACGGCTACGAGTTGTATTGGAAAAAGAACAAGTTT AATCGTGCGTTTTGGAGAGTACGATAAGTCCTGCACTCCATCGAACTGCGATACCGTCGAGCAGTACGGAGTTTCAAGGGGTATTAAGAAGCTCGGTTTTGATTCCAAAACACGCGCAAacgatttatttttactaaGACTCTTCGGGGAAGTGGAGTACAATG CCCACATCCGGCCAATCTGCATAATCTTCGATGACGTCGTTAGTTCTGCAACAATTCAAAGATTTAAAGCTTTCGGTTTGCGTCCACCAAGCAAAGAGCTGCAGACCATACATCTATTTCAAAAGGTATTTACCGAATGCCAAAGAAATGGAATGATATTGCAGAGCAACCAGACCTGCGCGGGCCCAATATTTAGAGACAACTGTCAGGGATACAATGGGGGTCCCCTGACGGCAGATTACATTTACGGCGGAGAAACCCTCAGCGTACTCTTCGGGATTGTATCCCACGGCAGGCTGTTGGGCACTCCGGCTAGCATCTACACAGATGTGACTGCCTTCAAGGactggatattcaataatgtgCGAAATTCCGAATACAAAGCGATTCGGGTTTTCAACGAGGAGTGCAGAACCAATTGGACCTACGATGTTCATGTTCGCCTGTGGGAGGTGTCTCTGAATCAGAATACTTTCGCTGGAGCGCTAGTAACAAACC aactCGTCGTGACTGTGGCCACTGCATTCCTCAGAGAGCCATATCTAAT ACAGGTGAACACCAAATTTCAGCAGTATCTGGATGTGGTGTCAGTTCACCGGCATCCACAATTTGCATACTCATCGGAATCAATTCAGAACAACATTGCTCTGCTTAAACTATCTGAGAAA ATTTGGTAA